In the genome of Afipia felis ATCC 53690, the window AGACCATTGGCGATCTTCGCCTCGATCTTCGGCAGTTCCTCGGCCTCGGGCTTGAGGTCCCGCGCATGCGCCCACTGATATTTCGCCTCCAGCGTCCGGCCGACACGCCAATAGGCATCGCCGAGATGGTCGTTGATGGTCGGATCTTCCGGCTTGAGATCGATGGCGCGCTCAAGCGTCTTCACGGCGTTGGCGTAGTCGCCGATGCGGAAGTACGCCCAGCCGAGTGAATCCACGATGTAGCCGTCGTCGGGACGCTGATCGACCGCACGGCGAATCATCGCCATGCCCTCGGGCAGATTGGTGCCGCGATCAATCCATGAATAGCCAAGATAGTTCAGCACATGGGCCTGCTCGGGCTGAAGCTCCAGCGCTTTCTTCAGATCGGCTTCCGCTTTCGGCCAGTTCTTCGAGCGCTCCTCGCAGATGCCGCGGAAATAATACAGAACCCAGTTCGGCTTCGATGCGTCGGAGGCATCGATCGCCTTGGAATAAGTACCGCTGCAATCAGCGAACTTCTTGCGCGCTCGCTCGATGTTGCCGAGCGCCATCAGCGCCTCGGTATCCTGCGGATCCTCCGCAGTCACCGACTTCAGAATCGCCAGCGCCTCGTCGGTGCGATCCACCGCATCGAGATCGGTCGCCATCTGAATCTGCGCGTTGCGCCTCAGCGGCGAATTGGCCGGCATGCGCTCGTAGACCTTGATCGCAAACTGCGGCTTCTTCACCGACTCATAGAGATCGGCGAGCGACAGCAGCGCGAGCGGATGGTTCGGGTGCAGATACAGCGCAAGCTGCAGGTAAACCAGCGCAAGGTCTTCGCCGCCGCGGCGCGTGAGCGAGGAGCCAATACCATACAATGCTTCGGCAGCGCCCGACTGCGGCGTATCGATCTGCGGCGGCAGCTTCTTCCCGGCCTTCAGATCTTTCATCGCGTCGACGATCAGCGGATGGCGCGGCACCTTCTTGTCGAAGGTCTCGAACACCTGCGCCGCCTCGGCTTCCTTCTTGTTGCGCGACAGCCAGCGACCGTAGGCGTCGACGATCCGCAACGCAGTGTCGTCGAGCTTGTAGGCCGCCTCGAAGCGGGCGCCCGCATCCTTCTGCCGGTTGGCGAGTTCGTCAATCAACCCCGCATGGAGATTCTTGAAGATCGGATACCACTCCGGACCCGTGAGCTTGTCGATGTTGGCAAGCGCGGCGGAGGTGTTGCCTGCACCCTGCATCGCGTAGCTCGCCAGCAGCGTCGCGACGAGATCGGTGATCGGGCCGCGCACCGACTGATTGAAGTTCTGCTGGGCCGCCGAATAGCGCTTCAGCTTGAGCGCATGAACGCCTTCGACCAGCCGCGCCACGCGGTTGGTCTTGTCGATCGCGAGAATCTTGCCCGCGAGCTTCACCGCTTCGTCCATCTCGCCGTCGGCGACGGAGGAAATGAAGGCGCGGTCGAGAAGATCAGGGTTCTTCGGATCGACGCGAAGCGCGGCACGATAGAACGATGCGGCAACGCCGGCATCGCGATCAGCGCTGGCATGACGCGCGGCAAGATAGCTGCCTGCCGGGCTCAAGCCCTGCAGGTCGCGCGCAGTCGGATAAGCGGACAAACCGTTATCGATCGTGGGCGCGGTTTCAGCGAAGGCGGATGACGCAACCGGCGCGACGATCATTGCCGCCGCCAGCGCGGCGGCAAGCGCCGCGCGAGAAGAACGAGTTGAGGAATTCACGCGCACCGTCTCCGTCAGGATGGGTTGAAAACGCAAGGCCGCCCGGGCGGCTCAGGGCACCGCACAATGGCCCGTTTGCATGCCATCCGCAAGGATTCGGAAAGCTCCTTTGGAGCGTTCCAGCAAACATGGCCGTATCGTGGCGTCCCCTAAAATGGCGAAACTGTGCCGGTCCCTGCCCGGAGCACCGTGCAACCCGAGACTGCGCCTCAGAAGTTCTTGATGATGAGCAGCAGCCCGGACAACACCAGGGTCAGGTAGACAAGAGTGAGCAGACTCTCGCTCTTCAATCTGTCGTGAAGATAATGGCCGAGCTTCACGCCAAGGAAGGCAACCGACAACAGCATGGCCGCCCACAGCCAGATATGGCTGTTGTTGTACAATCCGCCAACGGCGAAAATGCCGAGACGCAGCAGCGTCGTCAGCAGCAGCAAACCGAGGATAGTCGCGCGCAACTCGCTCTTGTCGAAGATGCGGCCGGAGAGATAGGCGACATAGATCGGACCGCCGGTCCCGAAGGTCGCCGTCAGCGCTCCTGCCAGAAGACCGAGCGGCACCGCGACGAACTTGTTCAGCTTCCCGGTCTGCTGCTTCGCCAGCAAACGATAGATGCCGTAAGCGGTGATGAGCACGCCGAGCGTGAGCAGTAGAATCCGCTCGGGAAGAAGCAGCAGCATGGTCGCGCCGCCGATCATGCCGAGGATGGTGGTCGGCAACAGCGCGATCAGTTCCGGGTAGTTGGCATGCTGACGGAACTTGGCCGCGTTCCAGACCACGAACACCGCGTCGAGCAAAGCCACCAGCGGCACGAAGAACCGCAGCGAGGCGACCATCGCCAGAAACGGCATCGCGATCATGCTCTGGCCGAAACCGGTAATGCCGAACAGCGTATAGGCGCCGAACAGGATCAGGGCGGTGAGCCCGAAGGAAGTCACGTCATGCATGTCAGCTCAAACCCGTCCCGTGTTCGCAAGCATCGTCGGCCGCTCACATGCCCTGATAGTTCGGCCCGCCGCCGCCTTCCGGCGGCACCCAGACGATGTTTCCGTTCGGGTCCTTGATGTCGCAGGTTTTGCAATGGACGCAGTTCTGCGCATTGATCTGGAAGCGCGGACCGTCCGGCGCCTCGAGCCATTCATAGACGCCGGCCGGGCAGTAGCGGTTCGAGGGCCCGGCGAAGACGTCATGCTCGGACGATTTCTGCAGCGCCATGTCGAGCACCTTGAGATGGACCGGCTGGTCCTCCTCATGATTGGTGTTGGACAGGAACACCGACGACAATCTGTCGAACGTCACCTGCCCGTCCGGCTTCGGCGCGGGACGCGGCTGGCATGCACTCGCGGAGCGCAGCGATGCGCTATCGGTCTTGCCGTGCGACAGCGTTCCGAACGGCGAGAGGCCCAGCAGCGTCTGCATCCACATGTCGATGCCGCCAAGTGCCACGCCGAGCACGGTGCCGAACTTCGACCACAATGGCTTGACGTTGCGGACGCGGAACAGATCGCGTCCGACTGACGACTCCCGCCAGCCCTCCTCATAAGCCGCCAACTCGTCGTTGGCGCGGCCGTCAGAGAGCGCCGCCGCCACATGACGCGCAGCGATCATGCCGCTACGCATCGCGTTGTGAACGCCCTTGATCCGCGGCACATTGACGAAACCCGCCGCGCAGCCGATCAACGCACCGCCCGGAAATGAAAGCTTCGGCACCGACTGATAGCCGCCTTCGGTAATCGCGCGCGCGCCGTAAGACAACCGCTTGCCGCCTTCCAGCACCGGACGGATCGCGGG includes:
- a CDS encoding tetratricopeptide repeat protein, whose translation is MIVAPVASSAFAETAPTIDNGLSAYPTARDLQGLSPAGSYLAARHASADRDAGVAASFYRAALRVDPKNPDLLDRAFISSVADGEMDEAVKLAGKILAIDKTNRVARLVEGVHALKLKRYSAAQQNFNQSVRGPITDLVATLLASYAMQGAGNTSAALANIDKLTGPEWYPIFKNLHAGLIDELANRQKDAGARFEAAYKLDDTALRIVDAYGRWLSRNKKEAEAAQVFETFDKKVPRHPLIVDAMKDLKAGKKLPPQIDTPQSGAAEALYGIGSSLTRRGGEDLALVYLQLALYLHPNHPLALLSLADLYESVKKPQFAIKVYERMPANSPLRRNAQIQMATDLDAVDRTDEALAILKSVTAEDPQDTEALMALGNIERARKKFADCSGTYSKAIDASDASKPNWVLYYFRGICEERSKNWPKAEADLKKALELQPEQAHVLNYLGYSWIDRGTNLPEGMAMIRRAVDQRPDDGYIVDSLGWAYFRIGDYANAVKTLERAIDLKPEDPTINDHLGDAYWRVGRTLEAKYQWAHARDLKPEAEELPKIEAKIANGLPDLPTGPAAASNASDNDKKKDDKGG
- a CDS encoding sulfite exporter TauE/SafE family protein, with protein sequence MHDVTSFGLTALILFGAYTLFGITGFGQSMIAMPFLAMVASLRFFVPLVALLDAVFVVWNAAKFRQHANYPELIALLPTTILGMIGGATMLLLLPERILLLTLGVLITAYGIYRLLAKQQTGKLNKFVAVPLGLLAGALTATFGTGGPIYVAYLSGRIFDKSELRATILGLLLLTTLLRLGIFAVGGLYNNSHIWLWAAMLLSVAFLGVKLGHYLHDRLKSESLLTLVYLTLVLSGLLLIIKNF